A single window of Candidatus Obscuribacter sp. DNA harbors:
- a CDS encoding acetolactate synthase large subunit has product MKASDLFVQALEQEGVEYIFGIPGEENLDLLDSLSRSSIQLIITRHEQAAGFMAATYGRLTGKPGVCLATLGPGATNFVTAAAYAQLGAMPMVMITGQKPIKHSKQGQFQIIDIVEMMRPLTKFTRQIVDGSRIPSTIREAFRLAMEERPGATHIELPEDVASQDVEACLLPIHHVQRPSPDSQALGIAARMIHQAKAPLLLVGAGANRKRTCKALTEFINKTGIPFFNTQMGVGVVDERHGLYLGTAALSDNDVVHHAIRQADLIINVGHDVVEKPPFIMTVGGTKVLHINFSSARVDDVYFPQHEVVGDIANTMKELAERVKPASHWDFAAFMQVKAAGSMMIQRQSQIDTFPVVPPRLVSDVRLAMPDSGIVTLDNGLYKLWFARNYSAHMPNTLLLDNALATMGAGLPSAIAAKIIRPELKVVSVCGDGGFMMNAQELETAVRLGLDLVVIILNDSAYGMIKWKQKEGKQASFGLDFTNPDFVVLAQAHGAHGHRVGATAEFLPLLQRCLSSKGVHVIDVPFEYDSTSDQIKVPHLETKMEEAQDQKPQAQPEHDQPKLSEQAPSKTLEIPQTVVCNPFTRAVIDKIPQHQDGDVESALAKAHALYVDQQKWLLPHQRIAILERLASLMQDKRAELIDTAVAEGGKPHKDSEIEFERAVQGVKLGITAIQTMHGEEVPMGLTAASTGRIAFTTREPIGVVVSLSAFNHPLNLIVHQVVPAIAAGCPVIVKPAAATPLTCKAFVQLLHQAGLPQDWCQMLLVSNALAEKLACDPRVGYLSFIGSGRVGWYLRSKLAPGTRCALEHGGVAPVIVDETVDLDAVVAPIVKGAFYHAGQVCVSAKRLYAPRSVAVELALKLAQAASTLKVGDPLDKSTDVGPLIRPDEVDRVDSWVQEAINAGAKIYCGGQKVGNTCYQPTVLLDPPPHVKVSCEETFGPVLCVYSYDHIDAAIEAANALPMAFQAAVFSKEIDVAMRTARRLNATAVMINDHTAFRVDWMPFGGRKESGLGLGGIAHSVKEMTQDKMFVIKTAF; this is encoded by the coding sequence CTACTCTTGGCCCAGGCGCTACCAACTTTGTCACGGCTGCTGCTTACGCGCAGCTTGGTGCCATGCCTATGGTGATGATTACTGGTCAAAAGCCAATCAAGCACAGCAAGCAGGGGCAGTTTCAGATAATTGATATCGTTGAGATGATGCGTCCTTTGACTAAATTTACCAGGCAAATTGTTGATGGTAGCCGTATTCCTTCCACTATTCGCGAGGCCTTCCGCCTGGCTATGGAAGAAAGACCTGGAGCCACTCACATTGAATTGCCTGAAGATGTTGCCAGTCAGGATGTGGAAGCCTGCCTTTTGCCCATTCACCATGTGCAAAGACCGTCTCCTGATAGTCAGGCTCTAGGCATTGCTGCGCGCATGATTCATCAGGCTAAAGCACCGTTACTATTGGTGGGTGCTGGTGCTAACCGCAAGCGTACATGCAAGGCTCTGACTGAGTTTATCAACAAAACCGGTATCCCATTTTTTAATACCCAAATGGGGGTTGGTGTAGTTGATGAGCGCCATGGCCTTTATCTTGGCACTGCTGCTCTGTCTGACAATGATGTTGTCCATCATGCCATCAGGCAGGCTGATTTAATTATCAACGTTGGTCATGATGTCGTCGAAAAGCCGCCCTTTATCATGACTGTCGGCGGTACCAAGGTCCTGCATATCAACTTTTCTTCTGCGCGCGTGGATGATGTTTACTTCCCGCAGCACGAAGTGGTCGGAGATATTGCTAATACCATGAAGGAGTTGGCGGAGCGCGTTAAGCCGGCATCGCACTGGGATTTTGCCGCTTTTATGCAAGTCAAAGCTGCTGGCTCTATGATGATTCAGCGTCAATCGCAGATTGATACTTTTCCGGTGGTGCCACCGCGACTGGTATCTGATGTACGGCTGGCCATGCCTGATAGTGGTATCGTCACTCTCGACAACGGACTGTACAAGCTCTGGTTTGCTCGCAACTATAGTGCTCATATGCCTAATACTCTATTGCTGGACAATGCTCTAGCTACTATGGGTGCAGGTTTGCCGTCTGCCATTGCCGCCAAAATTATCAGACCAGAGCTTAAGGTCGTCAGTGTTTGCGGTGATGGTGGTTTTATGATGAACGCTCAAGAGCTGGAGACAGCAGTGCGTCTGGGCCTCGACCTGGTGGTGATTATCCTCAACGATAGTGCCTATGGCATGATCAAATGGAAGCAAAAAGAGGGCAAACAGGCTAGTTTTGGTCTGGATTTTACTAACCCTGATTTTGTTGTTCTGGCGCAGGCACATGGTGCTCATGGGCACAGGGTCGGTGCTACTGCAGAGTTTTTGCCGCTATTGCAAAGGTGTCTCTCATCAAAGGGCGTTCATGTCATCGACGTGCCTTTTGAGTACGATAGCACCAGCGATCAAATCAAAGTGCCGCACCTGGAGACAAAGATGGAAGAAGCACAAGACCAAAAGCCGCAGGCCCAGCCAGAACATGACCAGCCAAAACTGTCAGAGCAAGCGCCAAGTAAAACACTGGAGATTCCTCAAACAGTGGTTTGCAACCCCTTCACCCGGGCAGTGATTGATAAAATTCCGCAACACCAGGACGGTGATGTAGAGTCTGCCCTTGCAAAAGCGCATGCTCTCTATGTCGACCAGCAAAAGTGGCTTTTGCCTCATCAGCGCATCGCTATACTCGAAAGACTGGCGAGCTTAATGCAGGACAAGCGCGCTGAGCTAATTGACACCGCTGTGGCAGAAGGCGGTAAGCCTCACAAAGACTCGGAAATCGAGTTTGAGAGGGCGGTACAGGGAGTTAAGCTGGGTATTACAGCGATTCAGACCATGCATGGTGAAGAAGTGCCTATGGGACTGACTGCTGCTAGCACTGGTCGCATTGCTTTTACCACCCGTGAGCCCATTGGTGTTGTCGTGTCATTGAGCGCCTTTAACCATCCGCTCAATTTAATCGTGCATCAAGTGGTGCCTGCAATTGCCGCCGGCTGTCCTGTCATAGTCAAGCCCGCTGCTGCTACACCGCTCACTTGTAAGGCTTTTGTGCAACTGTTGCATCAAGCGGGACTGCCACAAGACTGGTGTCAAATGCTACTTGTTAGCAATGCCCTGGCCGAAAAACTGGCTTGTGATCCACGTGTCGGCTATTTGTCATTTATCGGCTCCGGTCGGGTAGGCTGGTATCTGCGCTCAAAACTGGCTCCTGGTACCAGATGTGCTCTTGAGCATGGTGGGGTAGCACCAGTGATTGTGGACGAGACAGTAGATCTAGATGCTGTAGTGGCGCCAATCGTCAAAGGTGCCTTTTATCATGCAGGTCAGGTTTGTGTCTCAGCTAAGCGCCTCTATGCGCCCCGCTCTGTAGCTGTCGAACTGGCTCTTAAACTGGCGCAGGCTGCCAGCACGCTCAAGGTCGGCGATCCCCTGGATAAGAGCACGGATGTTGGACCATTAATCCGTCCTGACGAGGTTGATAGGGTTGATAGCTGGGTGCAAGAAGCTATCAATGCTGGGGCCAAGATCTACTGTGGTGGGCAAAAAGTGGGTAATACCTGCTATCAACCCACGGTGCTATTAGACCCGCCGCCTCATGTCAAAGTCTCTTGTGAAGAGACTTTTGGCCCGGTGCTTTGCGTCTATAGCTATGACCATATCGATGCTGCAATCGAAGCGGCTAATGCTTTACCGATGGCCTTTCAGGCAGCAGTGTTTAGTAAAGAAATCGATGTGGCAATGCGTACAGCGCGCAGACTCAACGCTACAGCAGTGATGATCAACGACCACACCGCTTTTAGAGTGGACTGGATGCCCTTTGGTGGACGCAAAGAATCCGGTCTTGGCCTTGGTGGTATTGCTCATAGTGTCAAGGAAATGACTCAAGACAAGATGTTTGTAATAAAAACAGCCTTTTAG
- a CDS encoding Flp family type IVb pilin → MKDTVNKFIQDESGQGITEYGAILAFVAILVAVVFSITQGALSAAISKAFSAVVSQLNALSSAAGSAS, encoded by the coding sequence ATGAAAGACACAGTAAACAAATTCATCCAAGACGAGTCAGGTCAAGGTATTACAGAATACGGCGCCATCCTCGCCTTCGTAGCCATCCTCGTGGCAGTTGTATTTAGTATCACTCAAGGCGCCCTGTCAGCAGCTATCTCTAAAGCATTTTCTGCTGTAGTAAGCCAACTCAACGCACTATCCAGCGCAGCCGGCAGCGCCAGCTAA
- a CDS encoding ZIP family metal transporter: protein MSILLIDALVAAVVVSMVSLIGVFTIANSRLSPERITPYFLSLAAGAMIGNALLHLIPEAYEHIIDHPELGIGLHIVAAMVIGGFFTFFAIDLFLHSVGKHDAHAIKPIGFMVLVGDALENFMDGIVIGSAFMLSPAAGIATTLAVIVHEIPIELGDFAVLIHSGLSKKKALLYNFLSGLVSLVGVLLAFYFGEHVANFPFYMGPIAAGAFIYMVGSSLVPAIRANQSSFSSGFVHLLIALGGTGIMTALLLLDHAH, encoded by the coding sequence ATGAGCATCCTACTCATCGATGCATTGGTCGCGGCAGTGGTCGTTTCGATGGTCTCCTTGATTGGAGTATTCACCATCGCTAACTCCCGCCTGTCGCCCGAGCGCATCACCCCTTACTTCCTCAGCCTGGCGGCTGGCGCGATGATCGGCAATGCCCTTCTGCACCTGATCCCCGAGGCCTATGAACACATCATCGACCATCCCGAACTAGGCATCGGTCTGCATATCGTTGCAGCGATGGTCATCGGCGGATTTTTCACTTTCTTCGCCATCGACCTGTTCCTGCACTCGGTAGGCAAGCATGATGCACACGCCATCAAGCCCATTGGTTTCATGGTTCTCGTGGGTGATGCCCTCGAAAACTTCATGGACGGTATCGTCATCGGCTCTGCATTCATGCTCAGCCCGGCTGCCGGTATTGCCACCACGCTGGCGGTGATAGTGCACGAGATACCGATTGAGCTTGGCGACTTCGCCGTCTTGATTCACTCGGGTCTCAGCAAAAAGAAAGCACTGCTCTACAACTTCCTCTCCGGACTGGTTTCGCTGGTGGGCGTTTTGTTGGCTTTCTACTTCGGCGAGCATGTGGCAAACTTCCCGTTCTACATGGGACCCATTGCCGCAGGTGCCTTCATCTACATGGTCGGCTCCTCCCTGGTGCCGGCCATCCGCGCCAACCAGTCGTCTTTTAGCAGTGGCTTTGTCCACTTGCTTATCGCCCTGGGTGGCACCGGCATCATGACAGCACTTTTGCTGCTCGACCACGCCCACTGA
- the nadD gene encoding nicotinate (nicotinamide) nucleotide adenylyltransferase, whose product METMHVGVLGGTFDPVHNGHIFVAEYVRTHLGLDRVYFVTAKRPPHKSHHMADAEVRHAMVEAAVKDKHHLVPCRLELDRAGTSYTVDTFRQLQASLGPDVRLNLIISAEYLNPDSPSWLKNWEEAAELFKLCRIVVTPRRHMDAAMASAWAALLPEADIIIVDLTSPAVSSLMVKMQLKNQLPIDDLVPPAVAQLMHQTGIYSTNTVVDSPTVSSPAVTAPPPPVASTK is encoded by the coding sequence ATGGAAACCATGCATGTTGGAGTTTTGGGCGGGACCTTTGATCCAGTCCACAACGGGCACATTTTTGTCGCCGAATATGTACGCACACACCTCGGTCTAGACCGAGTCTATTTTGTTACCGCCAAGCGGCCACCGCATAAATCGCACCACATGGCAGACGCAGAAGTGCGACACGCCATGGTCGAAGCTGCGGTTAAAGACAAGCACCATCTGGTACCTTGCCGCCTCGAGTTGGACCGGGCTGGCACTTCCTACACCGTCGATACATTTCGGCAGCTGCAAGCGTCATTGGGACCCGATGTGCGTCTCAATCTGATTATCAGTGCCGAGTATCTGAATCCTGACTCGCCCTCCTGGCTCAAAAATTGGGAGGAAGCAGCCGAACTCTTCAAACTTTGCCGTATCGTAGTGACGCCCCGTCGCCACATGGATGCCGCTATGGCTTCCGCCTGGGCTGCTCTTCTGCCAGAAGCGGATATCATCATCGTGGACTTGACCAGTCCGGCGGTATCCAGCCTGATGGTCAAAATGCAGCTCAAAAATCAGTTGCCGATTGATGATCTGGTACCGCCGGCAGTCGCTCAACTCATGCATCAGACTGGCATCTATTCGACTAATACAGTCGTCGATTCCCCGACTGTCAGCTCTCCGGCTGTCACCGCCCCGCCACCTCCTGTCGCCAGCACAAAATAA